From Candidatus Synechococcus calcipolaris G9, a single genomic window includes:
- a CDS encoding DUF4351 domain-containing protein, which produces MNHLSLEQLEALGDALPDFGELNDLEQWFQALNN; this is translated from the coding sequence ATCAATCATCTATCCCTAGAACAATTAGAAGCCCTAGGGGATGCTCTGCCAGATTTCGGCGAACTTAACGATTTAGAGCAGTGGTTTCAGGCATTAAATAATTAA
- the pheS gene encoding phenylalanine--tRNA ligase subunit alpha — protein sequence MTTSTLDGQQLQAQLQELQATALKAIAEIETLDTLEQQRIHYLGKKGELSKILGTMGKLPAGDRPTIGTLANTLKETLQTALEQQRHKLQAAQIQAQLEAETLDVTMPGYFRPQGHIHPLNSTMDRILDIFVGLGYTVDDGPEMETDYYNFEALNTPADHPARDMQDTFYLPDGNLLRTHTSSVQIRHMELNDPPIRIVAPGRCYRRDNEDATHAAVFHQIEILAIDQGLTFTDLKGTVKAFLAELFGDVPIRFRASYFPFTEPSAEVDVQWKGRWLEVLGCGMVDPQVLKNVGYDPDLYTGFAAGFGVERFAMVLHQIDDIRRFYTSDLRFLNQF from the coding sequence ATGACCACATCAACCCTAGATGGGCAGCAGTTACAGGCCCAACTCCAGGAATTACAGGCTACGGCCCTCAAGGCGATCGCCGAGATTGAGACCTTGGATACCCTAGAGCAGCAACGAATTCACTACCTAGGTAAAAAGGGAGAACTCTCGAAAATTTTAGGGACGATGGGTAAACTACCTGCGGGCGATCGCCCCACCATTGGTACCCTAGCCAACACCCTTAAGGAAACCCTGCAAACGGCCCTTGAGCAGCAACGGCATAAATTACAGGCGGCCCAAATTCAGGCCCAACTAGAGGCAGAAACCCTAGATGTCACCATGCCGGGCTACTTTCGTCCCCAGGGTCATATCCATCCCCTCAATAGCACCATGGATCGAATTTTAGATATTTTCGTGGGTTTGGGGTACACCGTGGATGATGGTCCGGAGATGGAAACGGATTATTACAATTTCGAGGCTCTGAATACGCCAGCGGATCACCCGGCCCGGGATATGCAGGATACGTTCTATTTGCCCGATGGCAATTTACTGCGTACCCATACCTCTTCGGTTCAAATTCGTCACATGGAACTCAATGATCCACCCATTCGCATTGTGGCTCCGGGCCGTTGTTATCGCCGCGACAATGAAGATGCAACCCACGCTGCGGTTTTCCATCAAATTGAAATTTTAGCCATTGATCAAGGCTTGACGTTTACGGATCTCAAGGGAACGGTGAAAGCATTTCTGGCGGAACTATTTGGGGATGTGCCCATTCGTTTTCGGGCCAGTTATTTTCCCTTTACCGAGCCTTCAGCGGAAGTGGATGTGCAGTGGAAGGGCCGCTGGTTAGAGGTACTGGGCTGTGGCATGGTGGATCCCCAGGTGCTTAAAAATGTGGGGTATGATCCCGATCTTTATACGGGCTTTGCCGCAGGTTTTGGGGTAGAGCGATTTGCCATGGTGCTGCACCAGATCGATGATATTCGCCGATTTTATACCAGTGACCTACGTTTTTTGAATCAGTTTTAG
- a CDS encoding plasmid pRiA4b ORF-3 family protein: MVSRKKTRSIYQLKITLKDIRPPIWRRVQVPSDVTLNYLHWVIQFSMGWSGSHLHSFSIQGVEYGIPMPEFGFDGMELQDERLVKLSKVILWEKSKFSYLYDFGDSWEHEILLEKVLEPEAGIAYPICIKAKRACPPEDCGGSWGYQELIERLQDPEHPDHEHMLEWIGGVFDPEDPEFDEITSRLKRIPKDTTHFEGYF; the protein is encoded by the coding sequence ATGGTTTCTCGCAAAAAAACTCGGTCTATCTACCAACTTAAAATCACTCTGAAGGATATCCGGCCCCCGATCTGGCGGCGGGTGCAGGTGCCTAGCGATGTCACCCTGAACTATTTACACTGGGTCATTCAGTTCTCCATGGGCTGGTCAGGTTCCCATCTTCATTCTTTTTCGATTCAAGGGGTGGAATACGGGATACCAATGCCTGAATTCGGCTTTGATGGGATGGAGTTACAGGATGAACGGCTGGTCAAATTGAGCAAAGTTATTCTATGGGAAAAGTCTAAGTTCTCCTATCTCTACGACTTTGGGGATTCCTGGGAACATGAAATTCTGCTTGAGAAGGTGCTTGAACCTGAAGCTGGCATCGCCTATCCTATCTGCATTAAGGCTAAACGTGCCTGTCCACCGGAAGACTGTGGAGGAAGTTGGGGGTATCAGGAGCTTATCGAGAGGCTTCAAGACCCAGAACACCCAGATCATGAGCACATGCTTGAATGGATAGGGGGAGTTTTTGACCCAGAAGATCCTGAATTCGATGAGATCACGTCCCGGTTGAAGAGGATCCCTAAGGATACAACGCATTTTGAAGGCTATTTTTGA